Proteins encoded by one window of Cellvibrio sp. KY-GH-1:
- the ilvA gene encoding threonine ammonia-lyase, biosynthetic codes for MPESYIKRILNARIYDLAVETPLDEARLLSVRTGNKVLLKREDLQPVFSFKLRGAYNKLQMLSDEERNRGVIAASAGNHAQGLALGAQHLGIKATIVMPRTTPAIKVDAVKARGAKVVLHGDSYDEASAHAKKLVEEKGLTYVHPFDDPDVIAGQGTIAMEILRQYPGKIDAIFIAVGGGGLAAGISAYVKYVRPEIKIIAVESEESACLKAAMEKKKRVVLPQVGIFADGIAVAQIGEETFRVLRKTVDECITVTNDEICAGIKDIFEDTRSIAEPAGATGIAGLKKYVAEHNISGQTLIAIDCGANINFDRLRYISERTEIGEQREAILAVTIPERPGAYKEFCKALGKRNITEFNYRYADAKDARIFVGVQVAAGGKDRADLVNELKAQGYDLVDMTENELAKLHIRHLVGGHAPQITDEVLYRFEFPERPGALMTFLTKVAGRWNISLFHYRNHGSAAARVLVGMQVPKKDYAELKTFLSELNYPFWDETQNEAFKFFLS; via the coding sequence ATGCCTGAATCCTACATAAAACGTATCCTCAACGCCCGAATCTATGATTTGGCGGTCGAAACCCCGCTTGATGAAGCGCGCTTACTGTCGGTCCGCACCGGCAATAAAGTGTTGCTCAAGCGCGAAGATTTGCAGCCGGTGTTTTCATTCAAATTGCGCGGCGCCTACAACAAGCTGCAAATGCTTTCCGACGAAGAGCGCAATCGCGGGGTCATTGCTGCATCGGCTGGCAACCATGCGCAGGGTTTGGCGCTCGGCGCGCAGCACTTGGGTATTAAAGCCACTATCGTAATGCCGCGGACTACGCCTGCCATTAAGGTGGATGCGGTGAAAGCGCGCGGCGCAAAAGTAGTGTTGCATGGTGATAGCTATGATGAGGCTTCAGCGCACGCTAAAAAGTTGGTTGAAGAAAAAGGCCTGACCTACGTGCACCCCTTTGATGACCCGGATGTGATCGCGGGCCAGGGTACTATCGCGATGGAGATTCTGCGTCAGTATCCCGGCAAAATTGACGCGATCTTTATCGCGGTTGGCGGCGGCGGTTTGGCGGCAGGTATTTCCGCTTATGTGAAATATGTGCGCCCGGAGATCAAGATTATCGCCGTGGAATCGGAAGAGTCTGCGTGTCTCAAAGCTGCCATGGAAAAGAAAAAGCGCGTGGTGTTACCACAGGTTGGCATCTTTGCTGACGGCATCGCCGTGGCTCAAATTGGGGAAGAGACCTTCCGTGTTTTGCGCAAGACAGTGGATGAATGCATCACTGTGACTAACGATGAAATCTGCGCGGGTATTAAGGATATTTTTGAAGATACCCGTTCCATCGCTGAGCCGGCCGGCGCAACCGGTATTGCCGGGCTGAAAAAATACGTCGCGGAACATAACATCAGTGGACAAACGCTGATCGCAATTGACTGTGGAGCCAATATTAATTTCGACCGCCTGCGTTATATCAGCGAACGCACGGAAATCGGCGAACAGCGCGAGGCAATTCTCGCAGTCACTATTCCAGAGCGTCCGGGTGCGTACAAGGAATTCTGCAAGGCACTGGGCAAACGCAATATCACCGAATTTAACTATCGCTACGCCGATGCCAAAGACGCGCGCATTTTTGTTGGCGTGCAGGTGGCGGCGGGGGGTAAGGACCGTGCTGATTTGGTGAACGAGTTAAAAGCCCAGGGCTATGACCTGGTGGACATGACCGAAAACGAATTGGCGAAGTTGCATATTCGTCATTTGGTCGGTGGCCACGCGCCGCAGATTACCGATGAAGTGCTCTATCGCTTTGAATTCCCGGAACGTCCAGGTGCCTTGATGACCTTCCTAACCAAAGTGGCGGGGCGCTGGAATATTTCGCTGTTCCACTACCGCAACCACGGCTCGGCCGCTGCGCGGGTATTGGTTGGCATGCAGGTGCCCAAGAAAGATTACGCAGAGCTGAAAACATTTTTGAGCGAGCTCAATTACCCCTTCTGGGACGAGACCCAGAATGAAGCGTTTAAGTTTTTCTTGAGTTAA
- a CDS encoding choice-of-anchor A family protein codes for MNFYSKLLAASSLSLCSLTASAGLLDYNLVLSGNLTGAVHVEGATFVGGNLVSTQMSEFNHKDFTPADPASFDGLEVAGNVSGQMKIMHGETASYGTKSVGAQIDCVGSVNCTTGGVDLSAKKTALTSEMTGLASSYQSLSANAAANVSGNQVKLIYTGTEDLAVFNLNATDIFFQNSGIELLLGSATKAIINVSGNVSVSNTNLTGAWNYSNTLWNFYNATSVNFNYMAVRGSVLAANANVFDAAGFDGSLYAKSYTNSSLREVHGYFWTPPEPETEVEVPEPSLLVLLLSGLGLIGFSRLRRRK; via the coding sequence ATGAACTTTTATTCCAAGCTGTTAGCAGCATCCAGTCTGAGTCTGTGCTCGCTGACCGCAAGCGCAGGATTGCTGGATTACAATCTGGTATTGAGCGGAAACCTCACGGGTGCAGTTCACGTTGAAGGGGCAACCTTCGTGGGCGGTAACCTGGTTTCTACGCAAATGTCTGAGTTCAACCACAAGGATTTCACACCTGCCGACCCGGCAAGTTTTGATGGTCTCGAAGTGGCGGGTAACGTCAGCGGCCAGATGAAAATTATGCACGGCGAAACTGCATCCTACGGTACCAAGAGTGTAGGCGCGCAGATCGATTGTGTAGGTAGCGTAAATTGCACAACCGGCGGTGTTGACCTGTCTGCGAAAAAGACAGCGCTGACATCCGAAATGACTGGCTTGGCGAGCAGCTATCAGAGCCTCAGTGCGAATGCCGCCGCCAATGTGAGTGGCAATCAGGTAAAACTGATTTATACCGGCACCGAAGATTTGGCAGTTTTCAATCTGAATGCTACAGATATCTTCTTCCAAAACTCGGGCATTGAATTGCTGTTGGGTTCTGCAACCAAGGCGATTATCAACGTGTCTGGTAATGTGAGTGTATCCAACACCAACCTTACTGGTGCCTGGAACTACTCCAACACCCTGTGGAACTTCTATAACGCCACCAGCGTAAACTTCAACTACATGGCAGTGCGCGGTTCAGTATTAGCTGCCAACGCCAACGTTTTTGATGCAGCGGGTTTTGATGGTTCTCTTTATGCCAAGTCTTACACCAACAGCAGTTTGCGCGAAGTGCACGGCTATTTCTGGACTCCACCAGAGCCAGAAACTGAAGTCGAAGTGCCTGAGCCATCGTTGTTGGTATTGTTGTTAAGCGGTTTGGGCCTGATTGGGTTTAGCCGTCTGCGTCGCCGCAAGTAA
- the rpiA gene encoding ribose-5-phosphate isomerase RpiA, protein MTQDQLKQAVARAAIEYIKPKLFSDSIIGVGTGSTANFFIDYLGEIKSLFAGAVASSDASAERLKKLGIEVLDCNSVSELVVYVDGADESNAQLHLIKGGGAALTREKIVRAVSKEFVCIADGSKWVDVLGKFPLPVEVIPMARSYVARELVKLGGTPVYRDGVMTDNGNVILDVHNLQIVDPVGLENCINQITGVVTNGLFAAQGADVLLLGTNEGVKTLYPR, encoded by the coding sequence ATGACACAAGATCAACTCAAACAAGCCGTTGCGCGCGCCGCGATTGAATACATCAAACCCAAGTTGTTTAGCGACTCGATTATCGGGGTGGGCACCGGCTCGACGGCCAACTTTTTTATCGATTATCTGGGCGAGATCAAATCCCTGTTTGCCGGCGCCGTTGCCAGCTCCGATGCCTCGGCCGAGCGCTTGAAAAAGCTGGGTATTGAAGTGCTCGACTGTAATTCGGTGAGCGAGTTGGTGGTCTATGTCGATGGTGCCGATGAGAGCAACGCCCAACTCCATTTGATCAAAGGGGGCGGCGCCGCCTTGACCCGCGAAAAAATTGTGCGCGCCGTTTCCAAAGAGTTTGTATGTATCGCCGATGGCAGCAAATGGGTGGACGTGCTGGGCAAATTCCCGCTGCCCGTAGAAGTCATTCCCATGGCGCGCTCCTATGTTGCACGCGAGCTGGTAAAACTGGGGGGCACACCGGTCTATCGTGATGGGGTAATGACCGATAACGGCAACGTCATTCTTGATGTGCACAACCTGCAAATTGTTGACCCCGTTGGATTGGAAAATTGCATCAATCAGATTACCGGGGTAGTAACCAATGGGCTCTTCGCCGCACAGGGCGCGGATGTGTTATTGCTCGGCACCAACGAGGGCGTAAAAACCCTGTATCCTCGTTAA
- a CDS encoding 5-formyltetrahydrofolate cyclo-ligase yields MADASNPIPENNQNKALLRQELRQRRRALSPPQQAQASALLLRHLLQFSAFMRGRHVALYIANDGEIDPGPIAQRLWQMGKRCYLPVLHPSKVRELWFVEFTPNTTLIPNHFGIPEPDHRHAHKMPAHILDVVLMPLVGFDRRGARLGMGGGFYDTTFAFKQQKPASKPVLIGLAHSCQEVESLSADNWDIPLAAIATEKEVLQIQPL; encoded by the coding sequence ATGGCCGACGCTTCAAACCCTATCCCCGAGAACAACCAAAATAAAGCCCTGTTGCGTCAGGAATTGCGCCAACGTCGCCGCGCGCTGAGTCCGCCACAACAAGCCCAGGCATCAGCTCTGCTTTTGCGCCACCTGCTGCAGTTTTCAGCCTTTATGCGTGGCCGTCATGTGGCGCTATACATCGCTAATGATGGGGAAATTGACCCGGGGCCTATCGCCCAACGACTGTGGCAAATGGGCAAACGCTGTTATTTGCCCGTATTGCACCCCAGTAAAGTACGCGAATTATGGTTTGTGGAATTTACCCCCAATACCACCCTGATTCCGAACCATTTTGGCATTCCGGAGCCGGATCATCGTCACGCGCATAAAATGCCGGCGCATATACTGGATGTGGTGCTGATGCCGCTGGTGGGTTTTGATCGCCGAGGTGCGCGCCTGGGCATGGGTGGTGGGTTTTACGATACGACCTTCGCGTTCAAACAACAAAAGCCAGCCAGCAAACCGGTATTGATCGGTCTGGCCCACAGTTGTCAGGAAGTGGAATCACTCAGTGCCGATAACTGGGATATTCCCCTCGCGGCTATCGCGACCGAAAAAGAAGTCCTGCAAATCCAGCCCCTATAA
- a CDS encoding methyl-accepting chemotaxis protein, translating into MFSFSSIQGRLIFAVSAGVILFVIISGIAISLLSRTITDYNQLIAGAVAQERSINTMNFKFKVQVQEWKNVLLRGKDPAKLTQYWNQFETLHKEIQQLGMTLNKTLAGEAHQKVDAFLKAHDQVFGRYKAGLEAFKNADFDPAAGDKAVTGIDREPSALLEESAKLISDRVAKDTEHNLAVSSSVSLWSNALIILGAISVVFLVLFILRKSLIVPLAQINSHLSLLAEGNFRQPLHFSASGELGRLSNSIQQVQQSIVEVITAVQNSMSSLSQASNAITQSSSSLATYADDTHHATDQVSAAITEMSATVQEVAGNASGAADAAQSADNNARQGLKVMDNTLNAINQLSNEVDHVGSAMAQLETDTSRIGSVLDVIKSVAEQTNLLALNAAIEAARAGDQGRGFAVVADEVRSLAKRTQDSTAEIQQIIEAVQQGAAKAMNAMKVSQEKTGVTLEMAGQAGQSINQITQSISAILGMNMQIATAAEEQSYTAEEINKNIVKVVGLISNLNRDAQKSAQIAQQLDGTAKGLETQIAHFTI; encoded by the coding sequence ATGTTTTCCTTTTCCAGCATCCAGGGTCGCCTGATTTTTGCCGTTAGCGCCGGCGTAATCTTATTTGTGATTATCAGTGGTATCGCCATCTCGCTGCTGAGCCGAACCATCACCGATTACAACCAATTGATTGCAGGTGCGGTTGCCCAGGAACGCAGCATCAACACCATGAACTTTAAATTTAAAGTCCAAGTACAGGAATGGAAAAACGTGCTGCTGCGGGGGAAAGACCCAGCCAAACTCACTCAATACTGGAACCAGTTTGAAACCCTGCATAAAGAAATCCAACAGCTGGGTATGACGCTGAACAAAACACTGGCAGGCGAAGCACACCAGAAAGTCGATGCATTCCTGAAAGCCCACGACCAGGTATTTGGCCGCTACAAGGCCGGTTTGGAAGCCTTTAAAAACGCTGATTTTGACCCGGCAGCGGGCGATAAGGCGGTTACCGGTATAGACCGGGAGCCGAGCGCACTGCTAGAGGAATCCGCAAAATTGATTAGTGACCGGGTAGCCAAAGATACCGAACACAACCTCGCCGTCAGCAGCAGTGTGTCACTCTGGTCCAACGCCTTGATTATCCTCGGCGCTATTTCCGTGGTATTCCTGGTCCTGTTTATTTTGCGCAAAAGCCTGATAGTGCCGCTCGCGCAAATCAATTCACACCTGAGCCTGCTGGCCGAAGGCAACTTCCGTCAGCCTTTGCATTTTTCGGCGTCGGGCGAACTGGGGCGTTTGAGCAACAGTATCCAGCAAGTGCAGCAAAGCATCGTAGAGGTAATTACTGCCGTACAAAACTCCATGAGTAGCCTGAGCCAAGCATCCAATGCCATCACGCAAAGTTCATCGTCACTCGCTACCTATGCCGATGACACTCACCATGCCACTGATCAGGTATCAGCGGCTATTACCGAAATGAGCGCAACCGTTCAGGAAGTTGCCGGCAATGCCAGCGGCGCAGCGGATGCGGCGCAATCGGCGGATAACAATGCCCGACAAGGCTTAAAGGTTATGGACAATACCCTAAACGCCATCAACCAGTTGAGCAACGAGGTCGACCACGTGGGTAGTGCCATGGCGCAATTAGAAACAGACACCTCCCGCATCGGTAGCGTATTAGATGTCATCAAAAGTGTGGCCGAGCAAACCAACCTGCTCGCGCTCAATGCGGCGATTGAAGCGGCGCGCGCGGGCGACCAAGGGCGCGGGTTTGCGGTAGTGGCCGATGAGGTTCGCTCGCTGGCCAAACGCACGCAGGACTCCACCGCTGAAATTCAGCAGATTATCGAAGCAGTCCAACAAGGCGCGGCCAAGGCCATGAACGCCATGAAGGTGAGCCAGGAAAAAACCGGTGTTACCCTTGAGATGGCCGGGCAAGCGGGCCAATCAATTAACCAGATCACCCAATCCATTTCGGCAATTCTGGGCATGAATATGCAAATCGCCACCGCGGCCGAAGAGCAGAGTTATACGGCTGAAGAGATCAACAAAAACATTGTGAAAGTGGTGGGACTCATTAGCAATTTGAATCGCGATGCGCAAAAATCCGCGCAAATTGCACAGCAACTGGATGGCACCGCAAAAGGACTGGAAACCCAAATCGCCCATTTCACCATCTAA
- a CDS encoding family 20 glycosylhydrolase has protein sequence MKPTLVKLPIQTFRATSTCLALLALALGLAQGASATNLSQQQLNDIARDTKLGFGVISNFATKPQARVTITNGASAIPAGAGDWKIYFHSVRKLDSTQVDGLSLRHVQGDLHELAPTSAFKGLAANAKLEVPYTAGAHLVSYTDFMPRAFIAQAGLQAEVFANTDTEKLSEFVEPFSKPEQQLRASNDEYPIATAATRYQDNLAVNAAAIKADTSAKIIPTPAEIKYRKDTTLLDSNWQIHFAGRLTGEAKYFADQLKTYGLTVKTVADHLPVSGKVIEVTVDKSIGNAEGYSLTIGADKITIVGGDNAGAFYGIQSVLSLLPAQTASSYTIPQLTAVDSPRFQWRGMHYDMGRNFHGKEYTLRLIEQMARYKLNKLHLHLTEDEGWRIEIPGLPELTDIGAYRCFDLSEQRCLLTQLGTGPHKTGSGNGYYTTADFIEILKYASVRHIEVIPEIDMPGHARAAVKSMEARYKKLLKAGKKAEAEQYLLSDPQDKSQYITVQSYTDNSINVCLPSTYAFADKVIYELQQMYRKAGTKLATFHMGGDEVGAGSWTASPACDALFAKGEQGVAGVADLKPYFVSKISAITSLRGLDLAGWEDGLMYDPNNTFNRSQFANKHVLANAWDNIWEWGVADRAYRLANAGYEPILSPATHLYFDHPYETNAEERGYYWAARYTDTAKVFGFMPDNLYANADKTRMGAPIKNLEALVGRALPALEKPENLRGLQGQVWSETIRTGKQMEEMIYPRLIPLAERAWHKASWEGDKPNIEARNAEWAAFSVQLAVKELPKLAALGGSFYLPPPGAVVDDGVLKANSALPGLKLEYSLDNGASWTGYNGNDSVRNSSALVRSRLGESTSRPISTSK, from the coding sequence ATGAAGCCAACCTTAGTGAAATTACCCATTCAAACGTTTAGGGCGACCAGTACGTGCCTTGCGCTGCTCGCGCTTGCGCTCGGACTTGCGCAGGGTGCCAGTGCCACCAATTTGAGCCAGCAACAACTGAACGACATCGCGCGCGACACCAAGCTGGGCTTTGGTGTGATCAGCAACTTCGCTACCAAACCGCAAGCTCGCGTCACTATTACCAATGGCGCTTCCGCAATACCGGCCGGAGCCGGCGATTGGAAAATTTATTTTCACTCGGTGCGCAAACTGGATTCCACTCAGGTGGACGGTTTGAGTTTGCGTCATGTTCAGGGTGATTTACATGAGTTGGCGCCGACGTCAGCCTTTAAGGGTTTGGCGGCCAATGCAAAGCTGGAAGTTCCTTACACGGCGGGCGCACATTTGGTTAGCTACACCGATTTTATGCCGCGTGCGTTTATCGCCCAGGCGGGTTTGCAAGCAGAAGTTTTTGCGAATACCGATACTGAAAAATTGAGTGAATTTGTCGAGCCATTTAGTAAACCTGAGCAACAATTACGTGCGAGCAATGATGAGTATCCAATCGCGACAGCGGCGACGCGTTATCAGGATAATCTCGCAGTAAATGCCGCTGCGATAAAAGCCGATACCAGCGCGAAAATTATTCCAACGCCTGCGGAAATTAAATATCGCAAAGACACAACGCTGTTGGATAGTAACTGGCAAATTCATTTTGCCGGGCGCCTAACCGGAGAAGCAAAATATTTCGCGGATCAATTAAAAACCTATGGCTTAACGGTAAAAACTGTCGCGGATCATTTGCCGGTATCAGGCAAGGTAATTGAAGTAACAGTGGATAAATCGATCGGCAATGCCGAAGGTTATTCACTCACAATCGGCGCCGATAAAATTACTATTGTGGGGGGCGACAACGCCGGTGCTTTCTACGGCATTCAAAGCGTACTGAGTTTATTGCCCGCGCAAACCGCGAGCAGTTACACAATCCCACAGCTTACTGCGGTGGATTCACCACGGTTTCAATGGCGTGGTATGCACTACGATATGGGGCGCAATTTCCACGGCAAAGAATATACGCTGCGGTTGATCGAGCAAATGGCACGCTACAAACTCAATAAGTTGCATTTGCATTTAACCGAAGACGAAGGTTGGCGGATCGAAATTCCCGGCTTGCCAGAGTTGACAGACATAGGTGCCTATCGCTGTTTTGATCTGAGTGAACAACGCTGTTTGCTTACGCAGCTGGGGACTGGCCCACACAAAACAGGTTCGGGAAATGGCTATTACACCACCGCAGATTTTATTGAAATTTTAAAATATGCCAGCGTGCGTCATATTGAAGTAATTCCGGAAATTGATATGCCCGGTCATGCGCGTGCCGCCGTGAAATCTATGGAAGCGCGCTACAAAAAATTATTGAAGGCCGGTAAAAAAGCCGAAGCGGAGCAATATTTGTTATCTGATCCGCAAGATAAATCCCAATACATTACCGTGCAAAGTTACACCGATAATTCCATCAATGTGTGTTTGCCATCGACTTACGCGTTTGCCGATAAAGTGATTTACGAATTGCAGCAAATGTATCGCAAAGCGGGCACAAAGCTCGCGACCTTCCATATGGGCGGTGATGAAGTAGGGGCAGGCTCCTGGACGGCATCACCGGCGTGTGATGCACTCTTTGCCAAAGGTGAGCAGGGCGTTGCCGGCGTTGCTGATCTCAAACCCTATTTTGTTAGCAAAATCTCGGCGATCACATCGCTGCGCGGGTTGGATCTGGCCGGTTGGGAAGATGGTTTGATGTACGACCCCAATAACACCTTTAACCGCAGTCAGTTTGCTAACAAGCATGTGTTGGCCAATGCCTGGGATAACATTTGGGAATGGGGTGTAGCCGACCGCGCCTATCGCTTGGCGAACGCGGGTTACGAGCCGATTTTGTCGCCCGCGACCCATTTGTATTTTGATCATCCTTATGAGACTAACGCTGAAGAGCGCGGCTACTACTGGGCGGCGCGCTACACCGATACTGCCAAGGTATTTGGTTTTATGCCGGATAACCTCTACGCCAATGCCGATAAAACCCGCATGGGCGCACCCATTAAGAACCTGGAAGCATTGGTAGGGCGGGCCTTGCCTGCCTTGGAAAAACCGGAAAATCTACGTGGGCTGCAAGGCCAGGTGTGGAGCGAAACAATTCGTACCGGAAAGCAAATGGAAGAGATGATCTATCCTCGCTTGATTCCGTTGGCTGAGCGTGCCTGGCACAAAGCTTCCTGGGAGGGCGATAAGCCGAACATCGAGGCGCGCAATGCGGAGTGGGCCGCATTTTCCGTCCAGTTGGCCGTTAAAGAGCTCCCCAAACTGGCAGCCTTGGGTGGGAGCTTCTATCTGCCTCCCCCTGGAGCCGTCGTCGATGATGGTGTATTGAAAGCAAATAGCGCATTACCTGGTCTCAAGCTGGAATACAGTCTAGATAATGGCGCGAGCTGGACTGGTTATAACGGCAATGACAGTGTGCGCAATTCAAGCGCATTGGTGCGCAGTCGCCTGGGTGAATCCACCAGTCGCCCAATCAGTACCAGCAAGTAG